From the genome of Polypterus senegalus isolate Bchr_013 chromosome 8, ASM1683550v1, whole genome shotgun sequence:
TCCACTTGAatccacacaaacattaagaaacaTTGCATGAGATGCACAAAAAAGCAATTAGCGATGTCAGCAGGGTAACCACATCCCTGAAAGATTCCACACGTGAATGCATGCATTATCAAAGCACTTCTCCACTAGTGACAAATGCAGATGGGTCCGGAATAGTTTCAgatataaaagaaaacagaatgttCCCATTATTTCTGCAAGCAACTGAACAAGTTTCCTTCATTGAAATTCTAATTATCCTAGAAGCTGTGATTTAAGTTGAGTCAGAGGCCCAAAAAACATGTCAAATCAAGTaggaaacatatactgtattcttgAATAAGACACATTTGTAAGAAAATGAGAagcaatataatttttttttatctaaaatttgttgtattttctttctAATTAGTTGATTTATGTTGACTCCATATTTTCATGCTCCAAGCAATGCATAGAATCAATTAAGGAAGAAACTACAGATTTAAATTACATTctaaaaaatgttaaacaaatgaATGCTTTATGCTAGTGTAATGCTTATGTTACATGCTACCAATACTACATTTGCAGAAATGTATGTACTTCTTTATACCACATTACAAAGAAGATTttagcacaataaagtgtgtacaGGAGAGCAAACAAGTGGATTAATGGGATTGACCTACTCTGAAAGATTTGGGTACTTGAATGACTTTAGTCTCAAACCATGGGGTACATGGGAAAACTAATCCACGTCTTTTCAAGAGAATCAGTGAAGTTGATCTTAATGGAAATCataatggaaattaaggggatgtaAACTCAAGTAATCCGGGAAGCACTTTCACACTTCAATGAACAAAGTATCAAGTAATGTGGCTAAAGCCGATACCGTGACAGCTTTTAAAAACTAAATCTGAATGAAATACTGAAACAAAattattagctaaccaaacaagcctgatggaatGTAAAGGTTTGGctacatttactttttattttcttaacctgacactcacacacacacacacacacacaatgtgtttttattgatttaaagatcacaaccaattaaaaaaaaaacccacattttGTCAAAGCGTTCCCTGCTTCCATGAATTATTCCAACACTGGGACTAGTCAGTACACAATACAGAGTTGtcagttgtttgatttttttctaaagttTAGACAACAATTCATAAAAACTACTCAAACATAAATTGTTACATAGCACTTTACTTAAAAGTCACTAACTCAAAAGATCTGGGTCTTGAAAGCTTTTAGTCCTTTCATCCTTTTGTCCAGATTCTGTACAGATATCAaccataaaatatattaaatgtcaATTGAGAAAACTGATGTTACAATCCAATATCAACCATGTATATTGTATTCAGCATTATTTGGATGGTATGTgcttacattatattattatgtacaagtcaggtcaggttggggagcatgcactagtacagcatgttgccacaaccaccacacaacgaaacagctcaggacacgtggtccagtcccaccctctggaaatgaccatttatctgcctcagccaggtgttacgtgggcgtccccttggcccaGTCAAGCCACTCGGGTCCTAAACAATAAAGATCCTGTGACCAGTATTACCCTCAGGGAATCATGCTAAATGGCCAaaatgctgtaactgacactccctcacaatgcctCATTTGgtactccatgagcaatcgctcattcgatacaaagtcaaaccaggggtatccaaggattctctgaagagacacagtaccgaaggagtcctgtcttcgcctcaggtcaatggatagcgtccatgtctcgcaaccatatactgtagcaagacaggaagcaccagaactctaaagacttggaccttcgtccttttgcatagatatcaggagcgccacacacccctttccagagacctcatgaacccctatgctctcccaatccatctactgacttcataggaagagtcaccagagacataaatacCAGACCTCTCAACAAGTTTGACACTTTCTCCACAgactgacacactgctgatggctgagcttaaaaggtcattaaaggcatggatcttggtttttatccaggacactcacaagcccagacagtcagactccttgctcagtctctcgagagctgAGGGTAGGGGAGGCTACaggaatctgtggtatccggggtgaacttcttcaggatggtggtaaggctgtccccCTGGCATTtgaagcaatctttgcttccatttgagagaCTGGCTTCATCCCAACTAACTGGAAAACGGGACTGATCGTCCCTAACCagaaaaggaagggtgatcgcctggattgtggcaactatagggggataacactgctctcagtgccgggtggtccttgctagggtcgtcctcaatggATCTttaatcacttgctcacctaccagcaaccagagcagtctggtttaacACCTTAGATATCTACCATTGAACGCATCTTGTCACTGagagttctcatggagcacaaacatgaatatcggcagagtttctttgtagcctttgtcgatttttgtaaagcgttcgactcagttgatcgagttgccctgtgggacatcccgaGACTTTATGGGATCCCCTCAAGCTTGCTGGCCAGCCTGTATATTGGTACTGtaaatgctgtgcagagtggagccCGATCctctgtgtttttttcccccagttgattctggggttcgtcaggggtgtgtttttacccctactctgttcaatgcttgcattaTTTgcttatattattaaattatactgtattatatttaaaaataacttttaaattacACTTAATTGCCTTTGGACTTATTCTAACACTTATAAAATGTTCAATCAGTACAGTATTTGTCATAAATTTTTGTTAGAATTAGAATGAGCACCAGCTTTCATTTGTACTTTATCGGTAAATTAAGCAATGCATACATGCAGTATAGTATCTTTACTGTACATATAGTATTTTATCAGAAAATCTAATGACAGCTGaaatgtaatacaaaaaataagaacagcTTTCACTTGGGATGATAAACAGTTGTACATGTAACACAGAGAACTAATTGAtgttaacaacattttaaaaaggaataaaaatatatacaaaaaaacaaaataaattaatacttttattaatatggattattcctaaaaatatgcatttggcACTTTAGGGCACACATTTCTCACTGCATGAACATTTTACTACTTTTgtttaagaattaaaaatatttttgaatttattttcttaaccTCCATTCTTTATTATCATGGCCACCATTACATCATTGGATGCCTGGAAAATTTAACTCCACTGCCACACAGGACACACTTGTTCACACCCGTACTTTCACCCACATTAGGACATGCACATTCTTGCAATATGGGAGACAACTGATATATCAAAAAAATCAACCAGGACATGGAGAcgatatgcaaactccacacagaccatTTCAAGGTTTAGAACTGAACCTGGGTTCCTTGAGCTGTGAAACAGCATCACTAACCCCACAGTGCTCAACATTTTGTAGATttactttaaaatctaaataatcttACCAAAGAATTCACTGACAACAAAATATATCACATACCTGGTGTCTGTTCATTTTGAAAGCCCTTAGATCGTGCAGAAAGAGAATATGATGGTGCAGAGGAAAAAATACTCCTTCCTGCATTTTCTGGATAATATTGACCTGCAGGGTAAACAAAATTTGTCCAAATAGAGTTGACATAGTAGTGCACTTTGGAGCTAAAAAATGTTTCCCATTATTTGAATGTGTTTATCACTGGTCAGTTTTAAAAACATCTAGAGCCTGCCCCAAACAACATTAAATGAGAttccaagaaaaataaatttcaaagaaacaatttaaaaaactgacCTCAATTTTAGCATCATGGAATTAAAAACAGAGGGGAAAAAGTGGGCAGACTTTCAAATTagaacatatattaaatattagaGTTGATGTACAATAATCATCTGCTCTCCTGACAAGAGTATAAAAGGTCCCCATCTCTGAGAGAAGTAGGATGATTTGGCATTGCTGTGGACTGGTGTATTTGTAATCTTTGACTTGCTTTCCCAAACACTACTTTTTTCAGCAGAtcaaagcatgtataaaacactGATTTAGGCACAGAAAACTTTCAACATTTCAAATGGAACACACCATATTAAATTTTAGAAGGCAAAACGATGATGGAATGGTGTTAATTTCACTGTAATTCCaaaactaaaattttattaagGAAACATTTGGTGAAATAACACTGAGGAAGGAGCCTTTTTACTATATaaacataaacaagaaaaaaaattataacagtaAGGATTAGTATTATTACTATATAAACTAAAAGAAGAAGacagattttaaaatatgaaattaccTGGGCCAGGAGTTCGAAAAAGGTTCAGATCTTTGGGACGGCCATACACTGAATATGCAGGTGTGCCATCTTTTCCCATCCGTGTAATGCTTGCAGGTATTAAATAACCAGGACCTGGAGAGCATTCCTTAGTTAACGCACCATGGCGGATTCCAAAACTATAAGCAGGAAATTTGTATTTTCTGGGGTCATGAGAGAGAGTTCCTGTAAATAACATTTGGGTGAAAAACAGCTTAAACAAGGCAACAAAATATAGTATGATTTTTAACAGCTACAGTTGTAGTGCTTTCTGTAATTGCACTGCAATATTTCCTTTCTGAAATGTAGTTAGGGAAAATACAAGCTCATGTTGTAATTGGGAACGTCAATGCAACAATACtaatgaaagataaaaaaaagataaacaaggTACTCTAAATGGCAATGGCTTTAAGACATCTTAATTGAATTTCAAGTTATTCTTAGTTTAACATGGAATTACTTGAGCATAATTTAAGtgtacttattattgttattaaattattaatttagtgCAAATTCACTTAAAAAATGGtgatcacatttaatttttttcatgaacACGTTTATGGTAGTAATCACATACCTGTAGAGCCTGGGAGTGTGTATTTTGGCCCAGGACTACCATAAAGTGCTGCAATTGGTCCCCTCGGTTTATGAGGTCGCCAGCTTCCTACCCAGTTGTCGTCAGACATCTCAAATTGTGGTTTAACTAACCAAAGAAAAATTCAAACTAATtcaagaaatacataaataataacatattttttgtacatttgacatatttcaaaatattttaatacctacttctcaaaaacaaaaatcttactAGCTGCTGCAAGTGTTTAAAGGCTGGGCATTTTATCTAAAACCAATACAAATCaaattgtaattttatatatatatatccatccaaccatcatccaaccccctatatcctaactacagggtcacaggtgtctgctggagccaatcccagccaacacagggcacaaggcaggaaacaaacccagggcagggcgccagcccaccgcagggcgcacacacacacacaccaagcaggcactagggacaatttaggatcagcaatgcacctaacctgcgtgtctttgaactgtgggaggaaaccggagcacccggaggaa
Proteins encoded in this window:
- the LOC120533616 gene encoding outer dense fiber protein 3-B-like, whose product is MSDDNWVGSWRPHKPRGPIAALYGSPGPKYTLPGSTGTLSHDPRKYKFPAYSFGIRHGALTKECSPGPGYLIPASITRMGKDGTPAYSVYGRPKDLNLFRTPGPGQYYPENAGRSIFSSAPSYSLSARSKGFQNEQTPGPAAYTLPPMLGPKVVTRTSAPFYSLSAKSTIGSFMEDLHKSPGPGTYKVTDPNSYKFKSPQYSMIGRNTMPGDSTQKPGPGAHFPETVICTKFKAPSFSFGIRHSEYMAHPIMDGK